The Virgibacillus siamensis sequence GATGATAAAATTAATGTGCCGGAACCGTTAGAAAAGTCGCTGCTACTTGCAAGCATGAAAAAATGTCAGCCTTTTTTGGAACTATTTACTCTCGTCACCTAAATAAATACAAAAAAGCCCATTTATTGGTGTCCTGGTTGTAATATATCATCTAAATCTTTATCATTGTCGTCCTGGTCATTTTTATCTTGATCGTTTTGGTCCTGGTTGCCTCGAATATTTTCATTTTTTAATGGGTCTTCATTAATATCTGAGTCATTATCGTTGTGATCTTGTTGCTCGGAAGGCTCTTCAGTAGGATCTGATTCCTGATCATCGTTTAAATTTGGAGCCCCGCACCCAAACAGTAACCCGGAGGACAGTATTACAGTAGAAGCACCCATTGTTAATTTCTTTAATCTCATCATATTCACCTCAATATCAATATTATTTCTTTTATTATTTACAACTTCATTTCATCTATTCAGGGCGAGATTTATGGAAATTAATGGTGTTAAAAGCAACGTTGTTTCAATTGACTTGACTAGGAACCCACTAACAAAATGAACAAACAAACGGAAATTAAAACGTAGGGTTTGCATAGGATAAAAAGAACCCTGGGGAAACCTTTTATAAAAATTTAGATGACGTGTAGATGAAGGAATTTTTTAGTCAATGCAATGCCCGGGGTATATGCATATTTGAAAGGAAATCCAACAATTCCTTATGTGTCTGATGCCCGTTTTTGGATTTCCTTTCTTTTTCATGGCATAGAAAATCTTGATTTGACTTTGCAGTAATGGTGATAATTAGGAAAACTATTGGCACCCAAACTGAATATAAGGGCCATTCAATAGAATAAGGATTTATAGTTAAAGGATAAAATTTATGAAGATTCTTTCCCTCTATATGGTTACCCGTTCCACGCAGGGGTGAGATTTCATATGCCCACTCCGGTTGAAAATTCGCGTACTTGGCAAGTATAATAACAGATTATTGGATTGGAGTGGTGCATATGAGCTTTATAACATTGGCAGTAGAACTGATTACCGGATTTGTCATTCTGTTTATTTTGGTTAAAATACTTGGCAAAAAAATCATTGAACAGATTACACCGTTCACCTTTATCGCGGCGATTGTTCTGAGTGAGCTGTTGGGGAATGCCCTTTATGATAGGAAGGTCGGAGTCGAATATATTATTTTTTCCATGACATTATGGGCTATTATGCTTTTTATTGTAGAAGTTCTTGGCCAGAAGTCCTTGCTATTTCGAAAAGTTTCTGAGGGTAAGCCATCAGTTTTGATTCGAAACGGCATTGTCAATCGCGATCAGCTTAAAAAGAATCGTATGAATATTAATCAGCTTCAAAGCCTTCTGCGTCAATCCGAAACCTTCTCAATACGGGAAGTTGCATATTGTTATCTCGAGGCAAACGGCTCGATCAGTATTTTGAAAAAAACACCAAAACAGAAAGTGCAGCAGGATGATATGCAGTTGCCCCCCAAAAAAGTGTACGTTCCTGTAACGCTAATCCGTGATGGTGAAATGCTGCATGACGAATTAGCGGAAATTGGGAAGAACTTGAACTGGTTAACAAATGAGCTGAAAAACCAGGGAGTAGAAAACTTTCAAAATGTTTTTCTTGCTGAATGGCTGGAAGGGGATGGGCTTTTTGTGCAAACCTTTGAACAGGTATCAGGATGACCATTAGTGAGCTATTAGATAGTTAATACAAAAACCGCTAAGCTAGAGACTTTCAGCAAGTGGTGGCTTTTGTAGTTGAAAACGTTGAATAAGCTTCGAATATACTGTTATATCTCTTCATTATCAATTCCACTACAATATGGCGCTATCCCCAATAAGGGGACATTGAGAAGTTTGACGTCATGCGCTCCACGTTCGATTCCATCATTCAAAAACAGCAAATAGATTTTTAGTGCTCCATCATTTACATCTCCCCAACGAATCGTATAATTTTGATTAACACCACTTTTTCGAACACACGTGGCGTACGCTGTTCCTGATTATGGTCGCTATGTCGATAAGGACGAACTTCAATGACTAAATGGCTTTATGTTTTGAACCGACCAGTAGCCTAACTTTGGTGTTTTTGAAGGAGGAAATACCTTTATAAGCATAGATAAGAAGGAGTTGTATAATAGTTAATTAATTACTCGAGTTATGTGAATATTCGATTAAAAATACTGATAAAGGGTAATGGAAAGTATCTAACTCATAAAGGAGGTGCTGATAATCAACCACTTAAAAAAGCTAGATAATAATAAAGAAAACCTAGATGGTGAATTATTGTTTAATTTAAATGAAATAAGGACAAAACAAAGCGATAACTCGGATTCCAATTCTAATTCAGATTCGAACGACAACTCGGATTCCAATTCTAATTCGGATTCGAACGACAACTCGGATTCCAATTCTAATTCAGATTCGAACGATAACTCAGATTCCAATTCTAATTCGGATTCGAACGATAACTCGGATTCCAATTCTAATTCAGATTCGAACGACAACTCGGATTCCAATTCTAATTCGGATTCGAATGATAACTCAGATTCCAATTCTAATTCGGATTCGAACGATAACTCGGATTCCAATTCTAATTCAGATTCGAACAATGACCCAGATTCTTATTTATAAGTGAACGGTATGGCAACATTCATATGTGTATTCCTGCAAAATGAATACTTTGAGCAGCAGTAGAGAATGAATAGATTGGATTTAAATAGGAATTAGCTTTTTAAGGAGAAAAGCTAATTCCTTTTCTTTTCCATTTTACATTACCTTTAATATTTAATTACAAAATATTACGAATTACTGTGGTAATAACTGGAATTATTTTGTATTATGAATATGTTGAGTTTTAACAATTTTATGGGAAAGGGAGCTGTTACATGGGGAAGAAAGTATTTTTAGCATTGGGGTTAATTTTGCTGCTGTTCAGTGTATTTGCACAAACCAGTTTTGCAAAAGTTTTTAATCCTGTATCCGATCCTTTGGGGGAAGATTGGGTTTGGCGCAACGATAACAGCGGGTGGCTTTATACATATGTGAAGGAGGATGTGGACGGAAACCTAGTTTATTGCTTGTCTCCAAATTATGATACGCCTAATGGACAAAACCTTGAACCAATCGGTCCAGTGAGCGAAAATGAAGCCAATGTGCTGCGCGTTGGTTATCCGCAAAATCATTGGGGATTGAGTGAAAATAAGGCGCTTTATGCCACGCAAGTTGCTTTGTATATTGCAAGCGGGGCTTTTGACTGGTCGGATCTGCGTTTTGATGATACAGATATTAAAAAGGCAGTAGAAAAAATTCTGGACGAGGCCGGGCAACTTGAAAATTCAGATACAGCTGTACTGAATGTATCGAGTGCGCAGGTTCAAGCAACCTTGTCTGATGGAGAATATATGACATCGGTTATTCGGGTGAGCGGTGATCAGGGAACGTATAGTGTTTCCTTGAATGGAGCACCAAAGGGAACAAAAGTCGTTGACGAAAATGGTGTGGCAAAAGAAAAGTTCAAGGTTGGAGAAGGTTTTAGAGTAATTTTTAGTGCCCCAAAAAGCGGTGATTTTTCCATTACAATCAACGGCGCACTAGAAAAAACAACGACGATGGCGTATGAAGGCACGTCTCACAATGTTCAGGATGTTGTTGAATTAATTCCAATTACAAAAAATAAATCAGCAGAAGTCGCCGTGTCATGGGAAGCAGCAGGTGATCTTGTTGTCAAGAAAGTTAACAAGCAGGGGAATCCGGTTGAAGGGGTAACATTTGAGGTTAAAAACAGTCAGGGAGAATTTATTGTTGAAGGTACTTCAAATGAAGATGGGCTGGTTGTTTTTGAAAATTTAAGTCCAGGTCATTTTACGGTACATGAAACAAAGGCACCGGAGGGATATGCACTAAACCAAACGGCATATGATGTTCAAGTGAAAAATGGCAAAAAGACAATCTTAACTGTTAAAAACAAACGCATTCAAGGCATGCTGGAAATTACAAAAATAGATGCCAAAACAAAGGAGGCATTACAAGGTGCTGAATTCACCATTTATAATGAAGCGGGTGAAGAAGTATCCAAATTAGTTACGAATGAAGATGGCATCGCTTCTATCAAACTACCATATGGCAAATATACATTCAAAGAAACAAAGGCTCCTAAAGGTTACAGTTTGAATGAAAATATATTCCTTTTTGAAATTAAATCGGAAGGACAAATGATTAGGAAGAAGGTTACGGACGAAGCAATTGAAAAAGATATAGAATCACCGGTGAAACATAATGATCGAAACAATGATAAAGGGGATAAGAAGCAAATAGGCGGAAAATTGCCGGTGACATCAAGTAATAGCCTGACAAATGCTGCTGTCGGTCTTGCAATTGCGATTGCTGGTACAGTTTTATTATTTTTCCGGAAGAAACGAATTAACTGATTTTCCAAAGGAGGAATAATAGTGGGGTCAAAAATAAAACTCTTTGCAATTGCACTTATAGCCTTTGGATTAGTGTTCGGTGCTTGGAACACCTATGAATGGTGGAAAAGCTCCCAATCTGTTAAAGCAATTGATGTAAGTGCATCCACAGGCAAGAAGGATTTGTCGAAACGTGAAAAAAGGACGATTTCGAAAAAGCAACAGAACGATAGTGGAAGCGGGTCAGGTCAAAAAGGCGCGCAAACATCTAAGACTTTTTCAACACTTAAAGGCGATTTTTCGAGAGGCAAACATGTAGCGGAACTAATAATTCCCGAAATTGATTCTGCGTTTGAGGTGTACTGGGGTACTGGTACGGAGGCGCTTCGTAAAGGCGTTGGCATGTATGTCAGTGAATGGACAACAGTTCCCAATTTAAAAGGGGGACATACTGTGTTAAGCGGCCATCGGGATACAGTCTTCACGGAACTGGGAGAACTTGAAGAGGGTGACAGCTTATCATTGGAATTCAAAGGGAAAACCTATTATTATCAAATTACAAAAATATGGATAACGGACCCTGACGATAGAACTGTTATTGTAAAGAAAGACGAATCCATATTGACTCTGACAACATGCTATCCATTCAACTATGTGGGCAGTGCACCTAAGCGATATATCATCCAATCCAAACTAATTAAATAAGCTGATTGACAAGAGGGACAGGATTACTGTCCCCCTGTTATTCAAAACAATTGGGGAGGATTATTATAAAGAATGTCGAATACTTGTTTATTACAATTAATTTAAATGGAGGGATAAAAATGCAAAAGACTGCTTTGTTGGTTATTGATGCTCAAAACGAGATGTTTGACGAATATAACCCGGTATACAAAGGGAAAGAACTGCTAGGAAACCTTCAATATTTAATTGAAAAGGCCCGTTCAGCTGATGTTCCAGTTGTTTTTGTCCAACATAATGATGGTGGGCTTGTGAATGGCACTCATGACTGGGAGATTCATTCGTCCATTAGACCGAAAGAAGGAGAAACCGTTATTCAAAAGTGGACACCGGATTCATTTCATGAAACGAATCTACAGGACGAACTAAAAACAAAAGAAATCCA is a genomic window containing:
- a CDS encoding cysteine hydrolase family protein, translating into MQKTALLVIDAQNEMFDEYNPVYKGKELLGNLQYLIEKARSADVPVVFVQHNDGGLVNGTHDWEIHSSIRPKEGETVIQKWTPDSFHETNLQDELKTKEIQSLVVTGNQTECCVDTTCRRAFSLGYKVTLVKNAHGTWDSDFLSAKQIIDHHNKVLGNNFADLKETREIQFSN
- a CDS encoding DUF421 domain-containing protein, translated to MSFITLAVELITGFVILFILVKILGKKIIEQITPFTFIAAIVLSELLGNALYDRKVGVEYIIFSMTLWAIMLFIVEVLGQKSLLFRKVSEGKPSVLIRNGIVNRDQLKKNRMNINQLQSLLRQSETFSIREVAYCYLEANGSISILKKTPKQKVQQDDMQLPPKKVYVPVTLIRDGEMLHDELAEIGKNLNWLTNELKNQGVENFQNVFLAEWLEGDGLFVQTFEQVSG
- a CDS encoding class D sortase, with protein sequence MVGSKIKLFAIALIAFGLVFGAWNTYEWWKSSQSVKAIDVSASTGKKDLSKREKRTISKKQQNDSGSGSGQKGAQTSKTFSTLKGDFSRGKHVAELIIPEIDSAFEVYWGTGTEALRKGVGMYVSEWTTVPNLKGGHTVLSGHRDTVFTELGELEEGDSLSLEFKGKTYYYQITKIWITDPDDRTVIVKKDESILTLTTCYPFNYVGSAPKRYIIQSKLIK
- a CDS encoding SpaA isopeptide-forming pilin-related protein, whose amino-acid sequence is MGKKVFLALGLILLLFSVFAQTSFAKVFNPVSDPLGEDWVWRNDNSGWLYTYVKEDVDGNLVYCLSPNYDTPNGQNLEPIGPVSENEANVLRVGYPQNHWGLSENKALYATQVALYIASGAFDWSDLRFDDTDIKKAVEKILDEAGQLENSDTAVLNVSSAQVQATLSDGEYMTSVIRVSGDQGTYSVSLNGAPKGTKVVDENGVAKEKFKVGEGFRVIFSAPKSGDFSITINGALEKTTTMAYEGTSHNVQDVVELIPITKNKSAEVAVSWEAAGDLVVKKVNKQGNPVEGVTFEVKNSQGEFIVEGTSNEDGLVVFENLSPGHFTVHETKAPEGYALNQTAYDVQVKNGKKTILTVKNKRIQGMLEITKIDAKTKEALQGAEFTIYNEAGEEVSKLVTNEDGIASIKLPYGKYTFKETKAPKGYSLNENIFLFEIKSEGQMIRKKVTDEAIEKDIESPVKHNDRNNDKGDKKQIGGKLPVTSSNSLTNAAVGLAIAIAGTVLLFFRKKRIN